A genomic window from Pseudomonas cavernicola includes:
- a CDS encoding ABC transporter substrate-binding protein, producing the protein MKKIALLGALALSVLSSLAIADDAKPLRIGIEAAYPPFASKTPDGAITGFDYDIGNALCEEMKVKCQWIEQEFDGLIPALKVRKIDAILSSMTITEERKKSVDFSSKYYQTPVKLAMKAGTVLNDPLVDLKGKKVGVQRGSTYDRFATEVFAPAGVEVVRYSSQNEVFLDLTSGRLDATLADAVNIDDGFLKTDAGKGFAFAGPAYTDVKYFGEGAGIAVRKGDKALADKITTAIAAIRANGKYKEVQDKYFKFDVYGE; encoded by the coding sequence ATGAAGAAGATCGCACTTCTCGGCGCCCTGGCGTTGTCCGTATTGTCCTCGCTGGCCATCGCTGACGATGCTAAGCCCCTGCGTATTGGCATCGAAGCGGCTTACCCGCCTTTCGCCAGCAAGACGCCTGATGGCGCTATCACAGGTTTTGACTACGATATCGGTAACGCGCTGTGCGAAGAGATGAAGGTCAAGTGCCAGTGGATCGAACAGGAGTTCGACGGCCTGATCCCAGCTTTGAAAGTACGCAAAATCGACGCGATTCTTTCCTCCATGACCATCACCGAAGAGCGTAAGAAGTCCGTCGACTTTTCGAGCAAATACTACCAGACACCGGTCAAGCTAGCGATGAAAGCCGGCACTGTGCTGAACGATCCGTTGGTTGATCTGAAGGGCAAGAAGGTGGGCGTGCAGCGTGGCAGCACTTACGATCGTTTCGCCACTGAAGTGTTTGCCCCGGCCGGTGTTGAAGTCGTCCGTTACAGCTCGCAGAACGAAGTGTTCCTGGATCTGACCTCGGGTCGCTTGGATGCCACTCTGGCGGATGCTGTGAACATCGATGACGGCTTCCTCAAGACTGACGCTGGGAAAGGCTTCGCTTTTGCCGGTCCGGCTTATACCGATGTGAAATATTTCGGTGAAGGCGCCGGGATCGCGGTACGTAAGGGTGACAAGGCGCTGGCCGATAAGATCACTACTGCCATCGCCGCTATCCGCGCCAACGGCAAGTACAAAGAAGTACAGGACAAATACTTCAAGTTCGACGTCTACGGCGAGTAA
- a CDS encoding fumarylacetoacetate hydrolase family protein yields the protein MKLASLNQGRDGVLVVVSRDLSRAVKVPAIAPTLQAALDDWATKRPQLDAIYQRLNDGLEAGAFAFEQSACASPLPRAYHWADGSAYVNHVELVRKARGAEMPESFWHDPLMYQGGADTFIPPHSPIRMADEAWGIDLEAELAVITDDVPMGASAAEAASHIQLLMLVNDVSLRNLIPGELAKGFGFYQSKPSSSFSPVAVTPDELGDTWREGKVHRPLVSHINGQLFGQPDAGVDMTFNFPTLVAHAAKTRPLGTGTIIGSGTVSNYDRSAGSSCLAEKRMLEIVEHGEAKTPFLKFGDRVRIEMFDARGQSIFGSIEQAVEKYAH from the coding sequence ATGAAACTCGCATCTCTGAATCAAGGCCGTGACGGCGTGCTGGTCGTAGTCTCCCGCGACCTGAGTCGTGCGGTGAAAGTCCCGGCGATTGCCCCGACATTGCAGGCAGCACTGGATGATTGGGCAACTAAGCGCCCACAGTTGGACGCGATTTACCAACGACTGAACGATGGTCTGGAAGCTGGCGCGTTCGCCTTCGAGCAGAGCGCCTGCGCCAGCCCGTTGCCGCGCGCCTATCACTGGGCCGATGGCAGTGCCTACGTCAACCACGTCGAACTGGTGCGCAAGGCCCGTGGCGCCGAGATGCCGGAATCCTTCTGGCACGACCCGCTGATGTATCAGGGTGGTGCGGATACCTTTATCCCGCCGCACAGCCCGATCCGCATGGCCGACGAGGCCTGGGGCATCGACCTGGAAGCCGAACTGGCGGTGATCACCGACGACGTGCCGATGGGCGCCTCGGCGGCCGAAGCGGCCTCGCACATTCAGTTGCTGATGCTGGTCAACGACGTGTCGCTGCGGAATCTGATTCCCGGCGAGCTGGCCAAGGGCTTCGGTTTCTACCAGAGCAAGCCGTCCTCCAGTTTCTCGCCGGTGGCGGTGACGCCGGACGAACTGGGCGATACCTGGCGCGAGGGCAAGGTGCATCGGCCGCTGGTCTCGCATATCAATGGTCAGCTGTTTGGCCAGCCGGATGCCGGCGTCGACATGACCTTCAACTTCCCGACTCTGGTCGCTCACGCCGCCAAGACCCGGCCGCTGGGAACCGGCACCATCATCGGCTCCGGTACGGTGTCGAACTACGACCGCAGTGCCGGTTCCAGCTGTCTGGCCGAAAAGCGCATGCTGGAAATCGTCGAGCACGGCGAGGCGAAAACCCCGTTCCTCAAGTTCGGTGACCGTGTGCGTATCGAGATGTTCGACGCCCGTGGGCAAAGCATCTTCGGTTCTATCGAACAGGCGGTGGAAAAATACGCCCACTGA
- the arfB gene encoding alternative ribosome rescue aminoacyl-tRNA hydrolase ArfB, with translation MLVISNNVHLPDAEVELTAIRAQGAGGQNVNKVSSAVHLRFDIHASSLPPFYKERLLALRDSRITGDGVVVIKAQQYRTQEQNRADALERLKELILSAAKVEKARRPTKPTLGSKKRRLEGKSQRGSIKAGRGKVDY, from the coding sequence ATGCTGGTGATTTCCAATAACGTTCATCTGCCCGATGCCGAGGTCGAGCTGACGGCCATCCGCGCCCAGGGCGCCGGTGGGCAGAACGTTAATAAGGTCTCCAGCGCGGTGCATCTGCGTTTCGATATCCACGCCTCGTCGCTGCCGCCGTTCTACAAGGAACGCCTGCTGGCGCTGCGCGACAGCCGTATCACCGGCGATGGCGTGGTAGTGATCAAGGCGCAGCAGTACCGCACTCAGGAACAGAACCGCGCGGACGCTCTGGAGCGGCTAAAGGAGCTGATTCTGAGTGCCGCCAAGGTGGAAAAAGCCCGCCGCCCGACCAAACCAACCCTGGGTTCGAAGAAGCGTCGATTGGAAGGCAAGAGCCAGCGCGGCTCGATCAAGGCCGGGCGCGGCAAGGTGGATTACTGA
- a CDS encoding sigma-54-dependent transcriptional regulator, which yields MRIKVHCQNRVGILRDILNLLVEYGINVARGEVGGEQGNAIYLHCPNLINLQFQSLRAKFEAIPGVFGVKRVGLMPSERRHLELNALLGALDFPVLSIDMGGSIVAANRAAAQLLGVRVDEVPGIPLSRYAEDFDLPELVRANKSRINGLRVKVKGDVFLADIAPLQSEHDESEALAGAVLTLHRADRVGERIYHVRKQELRGFDSIFQSSKVMAAVVREARRMAPLDAPLLIEGETGTGKELLARACHLASPRGQSPFMALNCAGLPESMAETELFGYGPGAFEGARPEGKLGLLELTAGGTLFLDGVGEMSPRLQAKLLRFLQDGCFRRVGSDEEVYLDVRVICATQVDLSELCAKGEFRQDLYHRLNVLSLHIPPLRECLDGLAPLADHFLDQASRQIGCPLPKLAPHAFERLNHYHWPGNVRQLENVLFQAVSLCDGGTVKPEHIRLPDYGAPQPLGDFSLEGGLEAILGRFEKAVLERLYAEHPSSRQLGKRLGVSHTTIANKLRQHGLGKEGAGE from the coding sequence ATGAGAATTAAAGTCCACTGCCAGAACCGCGTCGGCATCCTGCGCGACATCCTCAACCTGTTGGTCGAGTACGGCATCAACGTCGCCCGCGGCGAGGTCGGCGGCGAGCAGGGCAACGCCATCTATCTGCACTGCCCGAACCTGATCAACCTACAGTTCCAGTCTCTGCGTGCGAAGTTCGAGGCGATTCCCGGCGTGTTCGGGGTCAAGCGCGTCGGTTTGATGCCCAGCGAGCGCCGTCATCTGGAATTGAATGCTTTGCTCGGCGCGCTGGATTTTCCGGTGCTGTCGATCGACATGGGCGGCTCGATCGTCGCCGCCAACCGCGCGGCGGCGCAGTTGCTGGGGGTGCGGGTGGACGAGGTGCCGGGGATTCCGTTGTCACGCTACGCCGAAGATTTCGATTTGCCCGAGTTGGTGCGGGCGAACAAGTCGCGAATCAATGGCCTGCGGGTCAAGGTGAAGGGCGATGTGTTTCTCGCCGACATCGCTCCGCTGCAATCCGAGCACGATGAAAGCGAAGCCTTGGCTGGTGCGGTGTTGACCCTGCATCGCGCCGATCGTGTCGGTGAGCGCATTTACCATGTACGCAAACAGGAGTTGCGTGGCTTCGATAGCATCTTCCAAAGTTCGAAAGTCATGGCGGCGGTGGTGCGCGAAGCCCGGCGGATGGCGCCGTTGGATGCGCCGTTGCTGATCGAGGGCGAGACCGGCACCGGTAAGGAGCTGCTAGCGCGCGCCTGCCACCTGGCCAGCCCGCGTGGGCAGTCGCCGTTTATGGCGCTGAACTGCGCCGGGCTGCCGGAATCCATGGCCGAGACCGAACTGTTCGGTTACGGCCCAGGCGCCTTCGAGGGGGCTCGTCCGGAGGGCAAGCTCGGCCTGCTGGAGTTGACCGCCGGCGGTACCTTGTTCCTCGATGGCGTCGGCGAGATGAGCCCACGCTTGCAGGCCAAGCTGCTGCGTTTCTTGCAAGATGGTTGCTTCCGTCGGGTCGGTAGCGACGAGGAGGTGTACCTGGATGTGCGGGTAATCTGCGCAACTCAGGTGGATCTCTCCGAACTCTGTGCGAAAGGCGAGTTTCGCCAGGACCTCTACCACCGCCTCAATGTGCTCAGCCTGCATATTCCACCGCTGCGCGAATGCCTGGATGGGCTGGCGCCGTTGGCCGATCACTTTCTCGATCAGGCCAGCCGGCAGATTGGTTGCCCGCTACCCAAACTGGCGCCGCATGCGTTTGAACGACTCAATCACTACCACTGGCCAGGCAATGTACGGCAGTTGGAGAACGTGCTGTTTCAGGCGGTTTCGCTCTGTGATGGCGGCACGGTCAAGCCCGAACATATCCGCCTGCCGGACTATGGTGCGCCGCAGCCGCTAGGTGATTTCTCCCTCGAGGGCGGGCTGGAGGCGATTCTCGGGCGTTTCGAAAAAGCCGTGCTGGAGCGGCTCTACGCCGAGCACCCAAGCAGCCGGCAACTGGGTAAGCGCCTGGGTGTTTCGCACACCACCATTGCCAACAAGCTGCGTCAGCATGGTTTGGGCAAAGAAGGGGCGGGTGAATAG
- a CDS encoding amino acid permease: MQHDTLPSGELKRGLKNRHIQLIALGGAIGTGLFLGSAGVLKSAGPSMILGYAICGFIAFLIMRQLGEMIVEEPVAGSFSHFAHKYWGGFAGFLSGWNCWVLYILVGMSELTAVGKYIHYWWPDVPTWATAAVFFVIVNAINLANVKLFGEAEFWFAMIKVVAIIGMIVLGCYLLFSGAGGEQAAVSNLWEHGGFFPNGISGLVMAMAFIMFSFGGLEMLGFTAAEADKPKTVIPKAINQVIYRILIFYVGALVVLLSLTPWDALLQNINSAGDAYSGSPFVQVFSMLGSDTAAHILNFVVLTAALSVYNSGTYCNGRMLLGLAEQGDAPKSLAKVDKRGVPVRALVLSALVTFLAVVVNYVVPQNALELLMSLVVAALVINWAMISYSHLKFRQHMLRKGVQSGFKAFWYPFGNYLCLAFVLFILGVMLLIPGIKVSVYAIPFWLVFMWGCYRLKLSKGKATVDLAGAPAVE; this comes from the coding sequence ATGCAGCATGACACTCTTCCCTCGGGCGAGCTTAAGCGCGGCCTGAAAAATCGCCATATCCAGCTGATCGCGCTCGGTGGCGCCATCGGCACCGGTTTGTTCCTCGGCTCGGCCGGGGTGCTGAAATCCGCCGGGCCGTCGATGATCCTCGGCTACGCCATTTGCGGTTTTATCGCCTTCCTGATCATGCGCCAGCTCGGTGAAATGATCGTCGAAGAGCCGGTAGCCGGCTCCTTCAGCCATTTCGCCCACAAGTACTGGGGCGGTTTTGCTGGCTTCCTCTCGGGCTGGAACTGCTGGGTGCTGTACATCCTGGTGGGCATGTCGGAGCTGACCGCGGTCGGCAAGTACATTCATTACTGGTGGCCGGATGTCCCGACCTGGGCTACCGCGGCGGTGTTCTTCGTCATAGTCAACGCGATCAACCTGGCCAACGTGAAGCTGTTCGGCGAGGCGGAGTTCTGGTTCGCCATGATCAAGGTGGTGGCGATCATCGGCATGATCGTGCTCGGCTGCTACCTGCTGTTCAGCGGTGCCGGCGGCGAGCAGGCGGCGGTGAGCAACCTGTGGGAACACGGCGGTTTCTTTCCTAACGGCATCTCCGGTCTGGTGATGGCGATGGCCTTCATCATGTTCTCCTTCGGCGGCCTGGAAATGCTCGGTTTCACCGCGGCCGAGGCCGACAAGCCGAAAACCGTGATCCCGAAAGCGATCAACCAGGTGATCTACCGCATCCTGATTTTCTATGTCGGCGCGTTGGTCGTGCTGCTCTCCCTGACCCCCTGGGATGCGCTGCTGCAGAACATCAACAGTGCCGGCGACGCCTACAGCGGCAGCCCGTTCGTCCAGGTGTTCTCGATGCTGGGTAGCGATACCGCCGCGCACATCCTCAACTTCGTGGTGCTCACCGCCGCGCTGTCGGTCTACAACAGCGGCACCTACTGCAACGGTCGCATGCTCTTGGGTCTGGCCGAGCAGGGCGATGCGCCGAAGTCGCTGGCCAAGGTCGACAAACGTGGGGTGCCGGTGCGGGCACTGGTGCTCTCGGCGCTGGTGACCTTCCTCGCCGTAGTGGTCAACTACGTGGTTCCGCAGAACGCGCTGGAGCTGCTGATGTCGCTGGTGGTTGCGGCATTGGTGATCAACTGGGCGATGATCAGCTATTCGCACCTGAAGTTCCGCCAGCACATGCTGCGCAAGGGCGTGCAGTCGGGCTTCAAGGCCTTCTGGTACCCGTTCGGCAACTACCTGTGCCTGGCCTTCGTGCTGTTTATCCTCGGCGTCATGCTGCTGATCCCAGGGATCAAGGTGTCGGTCTACGCGATTCCGTTCTGGCTGGTGTTTATGTGGGGTTGCTACCGCCTCAAACTGTCCAAAGGTAAAGCGACGGTCGATCTGGCCGGCGCCCCGGCAGTCGAGTAA
- a CDS encoding 4a-hydroxytetrahydrobiopterin dehydratase — translation MTALTPSVLNQAHCEACQAGAPQVSDAELPELLRQIPDWNIEVRDGVMQLEKLFLFKNFKQALAFTNAVGEISEAEGHHPGLLTEWGQVTVTWWSHSIKGLHRNDFIMAARTDEVAKTAEGRK, via the coding sequence ATGACCGCGTTGACCCCCTCAGTTCTGAATCAGGCCCACTGCGAAGCCTGCCAAGCCGGTGCCCCGCAAGTCAGCGATGCCGAACTGCCCGAATTGCTGCGGCAGATTCCGGACTGGAATATCGAAGTTCGTGACGGTGTGATGCAGTTGGAAAAACTCTTCCTGTTCAAGAATTTCAAACAGGCCCTGGCCTTCACCAACGCCGTCGGCGAAATCTCCGAGGCCGAGGGCCATCACCCTGGCCTGCTGACCGAATGGGGCCAGGTCACCGTGACCTGGTGGAGCCATTCGATCAAAGGCCTGCACCGCAACGACTTCATCATGGCCGCCCGTACCGACGAGGTCGCGAAAACCGCGGAGGGGCGCAAGTGA
- the maiA gene encoding maleylacetoacetate isomerase, translating to MLTLYSYWRSSAAYRVRIALNLKGLAYQQVPVHLVKDGGQQHSADYLALNPQGLLPLLVDGKTKIAQSLAILEYLDETHPQPALLPSDPALRAQVRALALHIACDIHPLNNLRVLQYLSGTLGVESEAKDTWYRHWVDVGLAAVEQGLMRLPGRLSLGERPGYLEACLIPQVYNARRFNCDLNAYPRILDVVAHCESLDAFKNAAPEEQPDAQ from the coding sequence ATGCTGACGCTCTATTCCTACTGGCGTTCCAGCGCCGCCTATCGGGTGCGCATCGCACTTAACCTGAAGGGGTTGGCCTACCAGCAAGTGCCGGTGCATCTGGTCAAGGACGGCGGCCAGCAGCATTCGGCTGACTATCTGGCGCTGAATCCGCAGGGGCTGTTGCCGCTGCTGGTCGATGGCAAGACGAAGATCGCGCAGTCCCTGGCGATTCTCGAATACCTCGATGAAACCCACCCGCAACCGGCACTGCTGCCGAGCGATCCGGCCCTGCGCGCGCAGGTGCGTGCATTGGCGCTGCATATCGCTTGCGATATCCACCCGCTTAACAACCTGCGGGTGTTGCAATACCTATCCGGCACATTGGGGGTTGAGAGTGAAGCGAAAGACACCTGGTACCGGCACTGGGTGGATGTTGGCTTGGCGGCCGTGGAGCAGGGCTTGATGCGCTTGCCCGGTCGTCTGTCACTGGGTGAACGGCCGGGTTATCTGGAAGCCTGTTTGATTCCGCAGGTGTACAATGCGCGCCGTTTTAACTGTGACCTCAATGCGTACCCTCGCATCCTCGATGTGGTCGCCCACTGTGAATCCCTTGATGCGTTTAAAAACGCCGCTCCGGAGGAACAGCCCGACGCTCAGTAA
- the acs gene encoding acetate--CoA ligase has protein sequence MSAASLYPVRPEVAAQSLTDEASYKALYQQSVINPDGFWREQAQRIDWIKPFSKVKQTSFDDHHVDIKWFADGTLNVSANCLDRHLAERGDQVAIIWEGDDPSEHKHITYRELHEQVCKFANALRGQDVHRGDVVTIYMPMIPEAVVAMLACTRIGAVHSVVFGGFSPEALAGRIIDCKSKIVITADEGVRGGKKTGLKANVDEALTNPETSSVQKLIVCKRTGAPIKWHQHRDVWYEDLMAVASSHCLPKEMGAEDPLFILYTSGSTGKPKGVLHSTAGYLVYAALTHERVFDYKPGEVYWCTADVGWVTGHSYIVYGPLANGATTLLFEGIPNYPDVSRIGQIIDKHQVNILYTAPTAIRAMMAQGDAAVRDASGASLRLLGSVGEPINPEAWQWYYDTVGQKRCPIVDTWWQTETGGILISPLPGATALKPGSATRPFFGVQPALVDNLGNLIEGAAEGNLVIVDSWPGQARTLYGDHDRFVDTYFKTFRGMYFTGDGARRDEDGYYWITGRVDDVLNVSGHRMGTAEIESAMVAHPKVAEAAVVGMPHDIKGQGIYVYVTLNSGEEPSETLRQELKQWVRKEIGPIAAPDVIQWAPGLPKTRSGKIMRRILRKIAIAEYEGLGDISTLADPSVVQHLIDTHRSMQAA, from the coding sequence ATGAGTGCTGCTTCCCTGTATCCCGTGCGCCCCGAAGTGGCGGCTCAGTCGTTGACCGATGAGGCCAGCTACAAAGCCCTGTACCAGCAATCGGTGATCAATCCCGACGGTTTCTGGCGCGAGCAGGCGCAGCGCATTGACTGGATCAAGCCCTTCAGCAAGGTCAAGCAGACCTCGTTCGATGATCATCACGTCGATATCAAATGGTTTGCCGACGGCACCCTCAACGTCTCCGCCAACTGCTTGGATCGGCATTTGGCCGAGCGTGGCGATCAGGTCGCGATCATCTGGGAAGGCGACGATCCGTCCGAGCACAAGCACATCACCTACCGCGAACTGCACGAGCAGGTCTGCAAGTTCGCCAACGCCTTGCGCGGCCAGGATGTGCATCGTGGCGACGTGGTGACCATCTACATGCCGATGATTCCGGAGGCCGTGGTGGCGATGCTCGCCTGCACCCGTATCGGTGCCGTGCATTCGGTGGTGTTCGGCGGCTTCTCGCCGGAGGCGCTGGCGGGGCGGATCATCGACTGCAAGTCGAAGATCGTCATCACCGCCGATGAAGGCGTACGCGGCGGCAAGAAAACTGGGCTGAAAGCCAACGTTGACGAGGCTTTGACCAACCCGGAAACCAGCAGCGTGCAGAAGCTCATCGTCTGCAAGCGCACCGGTGCGCCGATCAAGTGGCATCAGCATCGCGATGTCTGGTACGAGGATCTGATGGCGGTCGCCTCCAGCCATTGCCTGCCGAAAGAAATGGGCGCCGAAGATCCGCTGTTTATCCTCTACACCTCCGGCTCCACCGGTAAGCCGAAAGGTGTGCTGCACAGCACTGCTGGCTATCTGGTGTATGCCGCACTGACCCATGAACGGGTGTTCGACTACAAGCCGGGCGAAGTCTACTGGTGCACCGCCGATGTGGGCTGGGTCACCGGCCATAGCTACATTGTCTACGGCCCGCTGGCAAATGGCGCGACCACGCTGTTGTTCGAAGGCATTCCGAACTATCCGGATGTATCGCGGATCGGTCAGATCATCGATAAACACCAGGTCAATATCCTCTACACCGCGCCGACGGCGATCCGCGCCATGATGGCCCAGGGCGACGCTGCGGTACGCGATGCCAGCGGTGCCAGCCTGCGCTTGCTCGGTTCGGTCGGCGAGCCGATCAACCCGGAGGCCTGGCAGTGGTACTACGACACTGTCGGTCAGAAGCGCTGCCCGATTGTCGATACCTGGTGGCAGACCGAAACCGGCGGCATCCTGATCAGCCCGCTACCGGGTGCTACGGCGCTCAAGCCGGGTTCGGCGACGCGGCCGTTCTTCGGCGTGCAGCCGGCCCTGGTGGATAACCTCGGCAACCTGATCGAGGGCGCAGCTGAAGGTAACCTGGTGATCGTCGACTCCTGGCCGGGTCAGGCGCGCACGCTGTACGGCGACCATGATCGCTTCGTCGATACCTACTTCAAAACCTTCCGTGGCATGTACTTCACCGGTGACGGTGCGCGGCGCGACGAGGACGGTTACTACTGGATCACCGGTCGGGTGGATGACGTGCTCAACGTCTCCGGCCACCGCATGGGCACTGCCGAGATTGAGAGCGCCATGGTAGCCCACCCGAAAGTGGCGGAAGCCGCGGTGGTCGGCATGCCTCACGACATCAAGGGGCAGGGCATTTATGTCTACGTCACCCTTAACAGTGGTGAAGAACCGAGCGAAACGCTGCGCCAGGAACTCAAGCAGTGGGTGCGCAAGGAAATCGGCCCGATCGCCGCACCGGACGTGATCCAGTGGGCGCCGGGGCTGCCAAAGACTCGCTCGGGCAAGATCATGCGCCGTATCCTGCGCAAGATTGCCATCGCCGAATATGAGGGGCTCGGCGACATCTCCACCCTGGCCGATCCCAGCGTGGTGCAACACCTGATCGACACACATCGCAGTATGCAGGCCGCCTGA
- the phhA gene encoding phenylalanine 4-monooxygenase → MKTTQYVARQPDEHGFIHYPEAEHEVWNTLITRQLKVVEGRACQEYLDGIEQIGLPHERIPQLGEINKVLDATTGWRVTRVPALIPFQTFFELLASKQFPVATFIRTREELDYLQEPDIFHEIFGHCPLLTNPWFAEFTHTYGKLGLKASKEERVYLARLYWMTIEFGLVDTPQGRKIYGGGILSSPKETLYCLSDQPEHQAFDPIEAMRTPYRIDILQPLYFVLPELKRLFDLAQEDIMAMVPKAMQLGLHPAKFPPKQAA, encoded by the coding sequence ATGAAAACCACGCAGTACGTGGCCCGCCAACCGGACGAGCACGGTTTTATCCATTACCCGGAAGCCGAGCATGAGGTGTGGAACACTTTGATCACACGCCAGTTGAAGGTGGTCGAAGGTCGCGCCTGTCAGGAGTATTTGGACGGTATTGAGCAGATTGGCCTGCCCCACGAGCGCATCCCGCAACTCGGCGAGATCAACAAGGTTCTCGATGCCACCACCGGTTGGCGCGTGACGCGGGTACCAGCATTGATTCCGTTCCAGACCTTTTTCGAGCTGCTGGCCAGCAAGCAATTCCCCGTTGCCACCTTTATTCGTACGCGAGAAGAGCTGGACTACCTGCAAGAGCCGGACATTTTCCATGAAATCTTCGGCCATTGCCCGCTGCTGACCAACCCCTGGTTCGCCGAATTCACCCACACCTATGGCAAGCTCGGCCTCAAGGCCAGCAAAGAGGAACGCGTCTACCTCGCCCGCCTGTACTGGATGACCATCGAGTTCGGTCTGGTCGACACGCCACAGGGCCGCAAAATTTATGGCGGCGGCATTCTCTCCTCGCCGAAGGAGACGCTCTACTGCCTGTCCGACCAGCCCGAGCACCAGGCTTTCGACCCGATCGAAGCGATGCGCACGCCTTACCGCATCGACATCCTGCAACCGCTGTATTTCGTGCTGCCGGAGCTTAAGCGGCTGTTCGATCTGGCCCAGGAGGACATCATGGCGATGGTGCCCAAAGCCATGCAGCTAGGCTTGCACCCGGCGAAATTCCCGCCGAAACAGGCGGCCTGA
- a CDS encoding amino acid aminotransferase, whose product MKHFHAISRVPGDPILGLIEAFRADSNPAKLDLGVGVYKDPQGHTPILRAVKLAEQRLVDSETTKSYIGGHGDALFAARLAELVLGADSPLLREQRTGATQTPGGTGALRLTADFIAHCLPGRGIWLSDPTWPIHETIFAEAGLKVGHYPYVGSDNRLNVEAMLAALGQLPLGDVVLLHACCHNPTGFDLSQDDWRRVLEVVRARELLPLIDFAYQGFGDGLEEDAWAVRLFAQELPELLITSSCSKNFGLYRERTGALIVCCENAEKLLDVRSQLASIARNLWSTPPAHGAAVVAQILDDHALKTLWADEVEAMRRRITELRMGLVEALQPYGLAERFAHIGIQRGMFSYTGLTPLQVQRLRDEYSVYMVGSGRANVAGIDASRLDDLARAIAQVCA is encoded by the coding sequence GTGAAACACTTCCACGCTATCTCCCGCGTGCCCGGCGACCCGATTCTCGGCCTGATCGAGGCCTTTCGTGCCGACAGTAATCCGGCCAAGTTGGATCTCGGTGTTGGCGTGTACAAAGACCCCCAGGGTCATACGCCGATTCTGCGTGCGGTGAAGCTGGCCGAGCAGCGCTTGGTCGACAGCGAAACGACCAAGAGCTACATCGGCGGTCATGGCGATGCGCTGTTTGCTGCGCGCCTGGCTGAACTGGTGCTCGGTGCCGATTCCCCACTGCTGCGCGAACAACGCACCGGCGCCACGCAAACGCCTGGCGGCACCGGCGCCCTGCGCCTGACTGCGGACTTTATCGCCCATTGCCTGCCCGGCCGTGGCATCTGGCTGAGCGACCCAACCTGGCCGATCCACGAAACGATTTTTGCCGAAGCCGGGCTCAAGGTCGGTCATTACCCCTACGTCGGCAGCGACAACCGCCTGAACGTCGAAGCCATGCTCGCCGCCCTCGGCCAGTTACCGCTCGGCGACGTGGTGCTGCTGCACGCCTGCTGTCACAACCCGACCGGCTTCGACCTGAGCCAGGACGATTGGCGCCGGGTGCTGGAAGTGGTGCGCGCGCGTGAGCTGTTGCCGCTGATCGACTTCGCCTATCAGGGCTTTGGCGACGGCCTGGAAGAGGATGCCTGGGCGGTACGGCTGTTCGCCCAAGAACTACCCGAACTGCTGATCACCAGCTCCTGCTCGAAGAACTTCGGCCTCTACCGCGAACGCACCGGCGCCTTGATCGTCTGCTGCGAAAATGCGGAAAAACTGCTGGATGTCCGCAGCCAGCTGGCCTCTATAGCCCGCAATCTGTGGTCCACCCCACCCGCTCATGGCGCTGCGGTGGTCGCGCAAATCCTCGACGATCACGCCTTGAAAACCCTCTGGGCCGATGAAGTGGAAGCCATGCGCCGCCGCATCACCGAATTGCGTATGGGCTTGGTCGAAGCTCTGCAGCCTTACGGTCTGGCCGAACGCTTTGCGCATATCGGCATACAGCGCGGGATGTTCTCCTACACCGGCCTGACGCCCCTGCAGGTGCAGCGGCTACGGGATGAATACAGCGTGTATATGGTCGGTTCCGGCCGTGCCAACGTGGCAGGGATCGATGCCAGTCGTCTCGACGACCTGGCCCGAGCCATCGCCCAGGTGTGCGCCTGA